A window from Gossypium raimondii isolate GPD5lz chromosome 7, ASM2569854v1, whole genome shotgun sequence encodes these proteins:
- the LOC105761574 gene encoding uncharacterized protein LOC105761574 — protein sequence MRMALLSKNKLQFVDGSIPAPSRIDPLFSAWERCNNMVISWLNHSSTPSIFNSVLWIDKASDIWIDLRERFSQGDLCRISDLQEKIYAFKQDDKSVTDYFTELKILWDELLQFKSRLLASVLLTCSCGAVTTTRTYHEQDYVIHFLKGLNDSFSAVRSQILLMDPLPSINKAFSKVIQQERQFNITSSKSFVSNTVRSANDSSRKSQSSTSSSTYVDKCWCTFCQRPRHTIDTCYKKNGYPSGAKPRAPISRAHNVVSDDIDDSLEDSKSVTAFPVGDSSHSSGSIVNLTQEQYDQLLALLQTSSLATKPTTSSPSHVTNNIMTDPTSSFSLVASDGNIFTPSSSVKFSFWIVDTGSTDHITHYLSSFTFYKRVKPIFVTLPNGSKVPAHFSGTVIFNDHLCLTDVLYIPQFSFNLLSVTKLTSNLPCCFTVHASHCTIQGLPS from the coding sequence ATGCGTATGGCACTATTATCCAAAAACAAACTCCAATTTGTTGATGGATCTATTCCTGCTCCTTCTCGTATCGATCCTCTGTTTTCTGCTTGGGAGAGATGCAACAATATGGTAATTTCTTGGCTTAATCATTCCAGCACTCCTTCTATTTTCAATAGTGTTTTATGGATTGATAAAGCCTCAGATATATGGATCGATCTTCGCGAACGTTTTTCGCAAGGTGATCTTTGTAGAATCTCTGATCTACAAGAGAAGATTTATGCTTTCAAACAAGATGACAAATCTGTCACTGATTACTTTACTGAGCTGAAAATACTTTGGGATGAATTATTGCAATTTAAATCACGCCTTCTTGCTTCAGTATTACTGACTTGTTCATGTGGCGCTGTTACTACTACTCGTACCTATCATGAACAAGACTATGTGATTCATTTTTTGAAGGGTTTGAATGACTCTTTTTCCGCTGTGCGATCTCAAATACTTCTAATGGATCCTCTGCCTTCTATTAACAAGGCATTTTCTAAAGTAATTCAACAGGAACGGCAATTCAATATTACCTCCTCTAAATCATTTGTTAGCAATACTGTCAGATCTGCTAATGATTCATCCAGGAAATCACAATCTAGTACTTCATCTTCTACATATGTTGACAAATGTTGGTGTACCTTTTGTCAACGGCCTCGGCATACCATTGACACATGTTACAAAAAGAATGGATATCCCTCTGGTGCTAAGCCTCGTGCTCCCATTTCTCGAGCACACAATGTTGTTTCTGATGATATTGATGATTCATTGGAGGATTCTAAATCTGTTACTGCTTTTCCTGTTGGTGATTCTTCTCATAGTTCTGGTTCTATTGTTAATCTCACTCAAGAGCAGTATGATCAGCTGCTTGCCTTACTTCAGACCTCTTCCCTAGCCACTAAGCCCACAACATCTTCTCCATCTCATGTTACAAACAATATCATGACTGATCCTACATCATCCTTTTCTCTTGTTGCTTCCGATGGTAATATTTTCACCCCTTCTTCTTCTGttaaattttccttttggaTAGTTGATACTGGTTCTACAGATCATATTACACACTATTTAtcttcttttaccttttataaacGCGTTAAACCTATTTTTGTTACATTACCAAATGGATCAAAGGTTCCTGCACATTTTTCTGGCACTGTCATATTCAATGACCATTTATGCTTAACTGATGTTCTTTATATTcctcaattttcattcaatctCTTATCTGTTACAAAACTCACCTCTAACCTACCATGTTGCTTCACTGTTCATGCTTCTCATTGTACTATACAGGGTTTACCATCCTAG